From Sporosarcina sp. Marseille-Q4943, the proteins below share one genomic window:
- a CDS encoding DUF4871 domain-containing protein has product MNYKPWGFIVLSMLILLIGCSANESVESEFIFPEDTPDFVAVGDLEKIDWDKKAVTFNRNIIGNENKSGVIGADMPSINTKQKWMWHLWGIEDPWATNLTVVGLHRDTGTVHPVLTSGWTTGLAGPNNGADAHAPSNVHIPKAGEWAILLYTNAELFDVLIYEINE; this is encoded by the coding sequence TTGAATTACAAGCCATGGGGGTTCATTGTTTTAAGCATGCTTATTCTACTCATCGGCTGCTCCGCAAATGAATCAGTTGAAAGCGAGTTCATTTTTCCTGAAGATACACCAGACTTTGTAGCAGTGGGTGATTTAGAGAAAATCGATTGGGATAAAAAAGCCGTTACATTCAACCGCAATATTATTGGAAATGAAAATAAATCAGGTGTGATTGGTGCCGATATGCCAAGCATCAATACAAAACAAAAGTGGATGTGGCATCTTTGGGGGATTGAAGATCCTTGGGCAACCAATCTAACGGTCGTCGGCCTCCATAGAGATACTGGCACTGTCCATCCAGTCTTAACATCAGGTTGGACGACAGGTCTTGCAGGACCGAATAACGGAGCAGATGCACACGCCCCTTCCAACGTACACATTCCTAAGGCAGGGGAATGGGCTATATTGCTTTATACTAATGCAGAATTATTTGATGTATTGATCTATGAAATTAATGAATGA
- a CDS encoding sensor histidine kinase: MKSFSLFLFSLVRVLMLVILSGYFLQMVEADGDFRTIYIIFAIPVFIVSHFIQMSNVRMNVRVVCSSVDFIMISGFGFLFPESGYLYLIFFGVLSTTVFLMYENKKLLGLLSGLFFAVWVIISLQIYAQTSVFSLSSNIVNGMFVFYGAFVGSLIRNFRNAKETISVQYGQLNESHEALQAVHKQLREYAEQVEQLTVIRERNEIAREIHDTVGHKMTALVVQLQVAHEMAERDAGKAKEVIAVCEQLTRDSLHELRVSVRTLKEDGRGMSFHEVLQELLDEFSAMTQMETSLSLNSDSSAIPSPLQPTIKRVVQEGLTNAKKHGNAGVCLVDIQVENTEIRLTIKDDGIGQKNIHPNFGLINMKERVAEHGGSFAIRSEEGEGFRIYITFPIEQEEVGVSV, encoded by the coding sequence ATGAAAAGTTTCTCTTTGTTTTTATTTTCGTTAGTCAGGGTTTTGATGCTTGTCATTTTAAGCGGTTATTTTCTGCAGATGGTGGAAGCCGACGGGGATTTCCGAACGATTTATATTATTTTTGCCATTCCCGTTTTTATTGTTAGCCATTTCATTCAGATGTCAAATGTTCGCATGAATGTCAGGGTGGTATGCTCTTCCGTTGACTTCATTATGATTTCCGGATTCGGTTTTTTATTTCCGGAGAGCGGTTATTTGTATTTGATCTTTTTTGGCGTTCTGTCTACGACTGTATTCTTAATGTATGAAAATAAAAAGCTTCTTGGACTTCTTTCAGGGTTGTTCTTTGCCGTATGGGTCATAATTAGTTTACAAATCTATGCGCAAACGAGCGTATTTTCACTTTCGAGCAATATCGTGAATGGGATGTTCGTCTTTTACGGTGCTTTTGTCGGAAGCCTCATCCGGAATTTCCGTAATGCAAAAGAGACGATATCTGTTCAATATGGGCAGTTGAATGAATCTCATGAAGCTTTGCAGGCTGTGCACAAGCAGTTGCGGGAGTATGCGGAGCAAGTTGAGCAGTTGACGGTCATTCGGGAGAGAAATGAAATTGCTAGGGAAATACACGATACAGTTGGCCATAAAATGACGGCACTCGTTGTCCAGCTGCAGGTGGCCCATGAAATGGCAGAGAGGGATGCAGGAAAAGCGAAAGAAGTGATTGCTGTCTGTGAGCAGTTGACGCGCGATTCCCTTCATGAGCTGCGGGTGTCTGTCAGGACATTGAAAGAGGATGGTCGGGGAATGTCATTTCACGAAGTTCTACAGGAGCTGCTGGATGAGTTTTCTGCCATGACGCAAATGGAAACGAGTCTATCATTGAACAGTGATTCTTCCGCCATTCCCTCGCCCTTGCAACCGACGATTAAACGGGTTGTCCAGGAAGGGTTGACGAATGCGAAGAAGCACGGGAATGCCGGTGTTTGCCTAGTGGATATTCAAGTAGAAAATACTGAAATCCGTCTAACGATTAAGGACGATGGTATTGGACAGAAGAATATTCATCCGAATTTCGGTTTGATCAACATGAAGGAACGGGTTGCGGAGCATGGGGGCTCATTTGCAATTCGAAGCGAGGAAGGGGAAGGTTTTAGGATCTATATCACCTTTCCAATCGAACAGGAAGAAGTGGGGGTGTCGGTATGA
- a CDS encoding response regulator transcription factor gives MIKIMIVDDQPLVREGLGTLLGLRPGIEVVGMAEDGTDALNKALLLHPDIVLMDIRMPKTNGVEGTKLIKERLPDVKVLILTTFNDSAFVFDALGEGASGYLLKDMPTDTIAQAILTVHHGGVVLPKEFTSQVLPELRMKSHDKPAEFPDELGELSDREREVLMHLGQGLNNKEIADTLFITEGTVKNHVSNVIQKLGLRDRTQAAIFAVRYGITIF, from the coding sequence ATGATAAAAATCATGATTGTCGACGACCAGCCTCTGGTACGTGAAGGGCTCGGCACATTGCTTGGCTTGCGGCCCGGAATAGAAGTCGTCGGGATGGCCGAGGATGGGACAGATGCATTGAATAAAGCGTTGCTGCTTCACCCGGATATCGTGTTAATGGATATACGGATGCCTAAAACAAATGGGGTTGAAGGGACGAAGTTGATCAAGGAAAGGCTGCCAGATGTGAAAGTATTAATATTGACGACGTTCAATGACAGTGCATTTGTGTTCGATGCGCTCGGGGAAGGGGCGAGCGGATATTTGTTGAAGGATATGCCGACGGATACGATCGCTCAAGCCATCCTGACCGTCCATCATGGCGGTGTCGTGCTTCCGAAAGAGTTTACGTCACAAGTGTTGCCGGAGCTACGGATGAAAAGCCATGATAAGCCTGCTGAATTTCCGGACGAACTAGGGGAGCTGTCGGATCGGGAAAGGGAGGTTCTCATGCATTTAGGGCAAGGGTTGAACAATAAGGAAATTGCCGACACGTTGTTCATTACAGAAGGGACGGTCAAAAACCATGTCTCCAACGTCATTCAAAAGCTCGGGCTCCGTGACCGTACACAGGCAGCCATATTTGCCGTACGGTACGGCATTACAATTTTTTAA
- a CDS encoding ABC transporter ATP-binding protein: protein MLTVADVKKSYQSKEVIRGISLEVREGESFGLLGPNGAGKSTLISMICGLIPSSGGEIRIGGKLVGKHLREIKQLIGMVPQDIALYPTMSALENLMFWGKMYGLSGKKAKVRAEEVLETVGLTERAKDRIETFSGGMKRRINIGAALMHEPQLLIMDEPTVGIDPQSRNHILETVKRLNEQGLTVIYTSHYMEEVEYLCRRIAIIDEGKLIASGTKKDLANRLAGGSVLKLAVESAETSFIEKLKTLDGIEKVITKPDGEIHLHMESETELLSAVIGLASRLNIQIHNMQLAESNLETLFLQLTGRTLRE, encoded by the coding sequence ATGCTTACAGTTGCGGACGTGAAAAAGAGCTATCAATCAAAAGAGGTGATTAGAGGAATTTCGCTTGAAGTAAGGGAAGGAGAATCATTCGGGTTGCTCGGTCCGAATGGTGCTGGGAAGTCAACGCTGATTTCGATGATTTGCGGACTGATTCCATCGAGTGGCGGTGAAATACGGATAGGCGGAAAGCTCGTTGGCAAGCATTTACGGGAGATTAAACAGCTCATCGGCATGGTTCCTCAAGACATTGCACTTTACCCAACGATGTCGGCGCTCGAAAATCTCATGTTCTGGGGGAAGATGTACGGTCTATCCGGCAAAAAAGCGAAAGTGCGTGCGGAGGAAGTGTTGGAAACCGTCGGGCTCACGGAGCGCGCAAAGGATAGGATTGAAACCTTTTCGGGCGGAATGAAGCGGAGGATTAATATTGGGGCGGCACTCATGCACGAACCGCAGCTGCTCATTATGGATGAACCGACAGTGGGCATCGACCCCCAATCCCGAAATCACATTTTGGAAACGGTCAAACGATTGAACGAACAAGGGTTGACGGTCATCTATACGAGTCACTACATGGAAGAAGTGGAGTACCTTTGCAGGCGGATCGCCATTATCGACGAGGGGAAACTGATTGCAAGCGGAACGAAGAAAGATCTGGCCAATCGATTGGCAGGAGGAAGCGTGCTGAAGCTGGCGGTCGAATCAGCGGAAACCTCATTCATTGAAAAGCTGAAGACGTTGGACGGGATTGAAAAGGTCATCACGAAGCCCGACGGTGAAATCCACCTGCATATGGAATCCGAGACGGAATTGCTGTCGGCTGTTATCGGGCTTGCAAGCCGATTGAATATACAAATACACAATATGCAGCTCGCGGAATCCAATTTGGAGACGTTATTCCTCCAATTGACGGGACGGACATTACGTGAATAG
- a CDS encoding ABC transporter permease, translated as MKSLLIAGKDVKILVKDRKALLMMIVMPIVLTAILGSALKGVMGGGGMPETVLGVYSNGANAWATSILRSLEDEALAITVEQASTEKQLHEWMEKGRVDVGVLIPSDWGDASGEGRAVILPAAGHESEATIIRQIFDTYAETADAVAVSTELLMTEAATISAAGGEVDMQSLHERIAESMQSIINEPRDYVEETSVGEQSVSAMQYYAAAMAAMFLLFNAMTGGKSFHKERQTETMARLIMTPTSVRSILIGKFIGTFLFAFFQFTIFMTVTHYLLKVDWGTNSLQTFFIAVCYCIAVSGLSMVMAVFTTDEKMADVVGSMGIQILALLGGSMLPLSVFPEVLRNIALLTPNSWALTGFTSVMSGTAWSALWLPAGTLLLIGGIATLVGSFRLKLHSL; from the coding sequence ATGAAGAGCCTATTGATTGCCGGTAAAGACGTCAAAATCCTCGTAAAGGACCGGAAAGCGCTGCTCATGATGATTGTTATGCCGATCGTGTTGACAGCGATACTCGGTTCCGCGCTGAAAGGAGTCATGGGAGGGGGAGGGATGCCTGAAACGGTATTGGGGGTTTATTCGAACGGCGCGAATGCGTGGGCGACATCTATCCTCCGTTCACTGGAAGATGAAGCGCTCGCCATAACAGTGGAGCAGGCATCGACGGAGAAACAGCTGCATGAATGGATGGAGAAAGGGCGAGTGGATGTGGGAGTACTTATCCCGTCCGATTGGGGAGACGCATCAGGTGAAGGGCGTGCGGTCATTTTACCGGCTGCTGGACACGAATCCGAAGCAACAATCATCCGGCAGATTTTTGACACGTATGCCGAGACAGCGGACGCCGTCGCCGTTTCGACGGAGCTTCTGATGACAGAGGCGGCTACCATCTCCGCAGCTGGTGGAGAGGTAGATATGCAGTCGTTGCACGAGCGGATTGCCGAATCGATGCAGTCGATTATAAATGAGCCGAGGGACTACGTGGAGGAAACATCCGTCGGGGAACAATCAGTGAGCGCGATGCAATACTATGCCGCTGCGATGGCGGCAATGTTCCTTCTATTTAATGCAATGACAGGCGGAAAGTCATTCCACAAGGAGCGACAGACAGAGACGATGGCAAGGCTAATAATGACGCCGACTTCTGTCCGTTCCATTCTTATTGGGAAGTTCATTGGAACATTCCTCTTCGCTTTCTTCCAGTTCACCATTTTCATGACGGTTACACATTATCTATTGAAGGTCGACTGGGGCACGAACAGTTTGCAGACATTCTTTATCGCCGTCTGTTACTGCATCGCTGTTTCCGGCCTGTCAATGGTGATGGCCGTCTTTACGACGGATGAGAAAATGGCAGACGTTGTCGGAAGCATGGGGATTCAAATTTTGGCATTGCTTGGCGGCTCGATGTTGCCGTTATCGGTATTTCCGGAAGTTTTACGGAATATCGCGTTATTGACGCCGAATTCGTGGGCGCTGACAGGTTTCACGTCCGTCATGTCCGGTACAGCCTGGTCTGCTCTATGGCTGCCTGCGGGAACGTTGCTGCTTATTGGCGGCATAGCGACCTTAGTCGGTTCGTTCAGATTAAAGCTTCATTCGTTATAG
- a CDS encoding ABC transporter permease encodes MKRIATICLFEMKRTFKKRSAYVMMFAMPLLFTFIFGALFGSGSEKKWRLALVDEDRTPFSEQVVKRLMTNEMITFEPVGEEQAKEMLAGQEVQGVVTIGKDVAEKFLSKQQAIHLQFLPGTTAAPLIEQQIIRTIQGIDIYFAAAQVGSFYLQEDWESIFDRLTANDGQIHAWTEQGSISRQAGMTGISYSSAGFAIMFVMMMMLSMTGILIEMRQTGIWSRLFLTPATRIEILAGYFLTFFLVGWIQFFLLIVLSSVLFGVEWGDPIGLLALITSLLLCVVGLGIAIAGFVKTAEQQNAIGTLVIISTCMLGGVYWPISMVPDMMQKIANFVPQAWAMEGFTELIMEGGAVGDIMTSNFVLLGFAAVFLSIGLSRMRYV; translated from the coding sequence ATGAAGAGGATTGCAACGATTTGTCTATTTGAAATGAAACGGACATTTAAAAAGAGATCGGCTTACGTCATGATGTTTGCCATGCCGCTATTATTCACTTTCATTTTCGGAGCGTTATTCGGATCAGGCTCGGAGAAGAAATGGCGTTTAGCGCTTGTCGATGAAGACCGGACCCCTTTCTCAGAACAGGTCGTAAAGCGGCTAATGACGAATGAAATGATCACATTCGAACCGGTAGGAGAGGAACAGGCGAAGGAAATGCTCGCGGGGCAAGAAGTGCAAGGGGTAGTCACAATCGGAAAAGACGTTGCTGAAAAGTTTCTAAGTAAGCAGCAGGCCATCCATCTTCAGTTTTTGCCAGGAACGACGGCTGCACCCTTGATTGAACAACAGATCATTCGAACCATTCAAGGCATCGACATCTATTTTGCAGCAGCACAGGTAGGAAGTTTTTATCTGCAGGAAGACTGGGAATCAATCTTTGACAGACTTACCGCGAATGACGGCCAGATCCATGCATGGACCGAGCAAGGCTCAATTTCTCGGCAGGCTGGAATGACCGGTATTTCGTACAGCTCGGCAGGATTTGCCATCATGTTTGTCATGATGATGATGCTATCCATGACAGGTATATTGATTGAGATGAGGCAGACGGGAATCTGGTCGAGATTGTTCCTGACACCCGCTACGAGAATAGAAATACTGGCCGGTTATTTCCTTACATTTTTCCTCGTAGGGTGGATTCAGTTTTTCCTTCTCATCGTCCTTTCCTCGGTCCTGTTCGGCGTAGAGTGGGGAGATCCAATTGGTTTGTTAGCCCTGATCACTTCGCTGCTCCTATGTGTCGTCGGACTTGGCATTGCCATCGCAGGCTTTGTAAAGACGGCTGAGCAGCAAAATGCGATCGGCACATTAGTAATCATTTCGACTTGTATGCTTGGCGGCGTCTATTGGCCTATCAGCATGGTGCCGGACATGATGCAGAAAATCGCCAATTTCGTCCCACAGGCGTGGGCAATGGAAGGATTTACGGAGCTCATTATGGAAGGCGGCGCTGTCGGAGATATCATGACGTCAAACTTCGTATTGCTCGGCTTTGCCGCTGTGTTCCTTTCCATCGGATTGTCGAGAATGAGATATGTGTAA
- a CDS encoding aminotransferase class I/II-fold pyridoxal phosphate-dependent enzyme has product MNEQTKPLVQALSQFKEKRPISFHVPGHKNGLLSGLPEEMQSVLQYDMTELEGLDDLHEPSGVILKAEQRLSALYQSDRSFFLVNGSTVGNLAMMYAACRPGDTVIVQRNAHKSIFHAIELTGAKPVFVSPAWDAHSNTPGAVRFARVKEAIEAYPHAKAVVLTYPTYYGVAGAELADIIQFSHSKGIPVLVDEAHGAHFVAGGAFPQSALELGADVVVHSAHKTLPAMTMASFLHMRSTIISPERIAHYLGMLQSSSPSYLLMASLDDARAYAESYTKEDQADFLENRQTFIDNLITIPALQIVETDDPLKLLLRVQGYTGFELLARLEAEGIFAELADPFQVLLVLPLLKKGIEYPFNESVQKIAIAVASLPIERGQEINESIPEDKGLSTLTYLPQELLGRDTEWKTIEESVGHVAAASIIPYPPGIPLLIGGETVTERHVTSLLQYLQMNAKFQGAIRANDRQIQVIID; this is encoded by the coding sequence ATGAATGAACAGACAAAACCGCTTGTTCAAGCACTGAGCCAATTCAAGGAAAAGCGGCCGATCTCCTTTCATGTCCCAGGACATAAAAACGGTTTACTGTCCGGCTTACCGGAAGAAATGCAATCCGTGTTGCAATACGACATGACGGAATTGGAAGGGCTGGATGATTTGCATGAGCCGTCTGGAGTGATCCTTAAAGCGGAGCAGCGGCTTTCGGCTCTGTATCAATCCGACCGGAGCTTCTTTCTCGTCAACGGCTCAACGGTCGGCAATTTGGCGATGATGTACGCGGCATGCAGACCCGGCGACACGGTCATCGTGCAGCGGAATGCACATAAATCGATCTTCCATGCGATTGAATTGACGGGCGCCAAGCCGGTCTTTGTGTCACCCGCATGGGATGCCCATTCGAATACGCCGGGTGCTGTCCGTTTTGCACGGGTGAAGGAGGCGATTGAAGCCTATCCTCATGCCAAGGCGGTCGTCCTGACATATCCGACTTACTATGGTGTGGCAGGGGCAGAGCTTGCGGACATCATTCAATTCAGCCATTCAAAGGGAATTCCCGTTTTGGTGGATGAAGCGCATGGAGCCCATTTTGTCGCAGGAGGCGCATTTCCGCAATCCGCATTGGAGCTAGGGGCGGACGTCGTTGTACATTCTGCCCATAAAACATTGCCCGCTATGACGATGGCATCGTTTTTACATATGAGGTCGACAATCATCTCGCCTGAAAGGATAGCGCATTATTTGGGCATGCTCCAATCGAGCAGTCCGTCCTATTTGCTTATGGCGTCCCTCGATGATGCACGGGCGTATGCCGAGTCCTATACGAAGGAAGACCAAGCCGATTTTTTGGAAAATCGCCAAACCTTCATCGACAACCTGATTACCATTCCGGCATTGCAAATCGTCGAAACGGACGATCCATTGAAGCTATTGCTGCGAGTTCAGGGCTATACAGGGTTTGAACTGCTTGCAAGACTTGAAGCGGAAGGTATTTTTGCTGAACTTGCCGACCCGTTCCAAGTGCTACTCGTTCTGCCGTTGCTGAAAAAGGGTATAGAGTACCCATTCAATGAAAGCGTGCAAAAGATTGCCATTGCGGTGGCCAGCTTGCCGATCGAGAGAGGGCAGGAAATCAATGAGTCGATTCCGGAAGATAAAGGGCTCTCTACGCTGACTTATCTCCCGCAAGAACTTCTTGGGCGAGACACTGAATGGAAAACGATTGAAGAGTCTGTCGGTCATGTGGCGGCAGCTTCCATTATTCCTTATCCGCCTGGCATCCCGCTGCTCATCGGAGGGGAAACAGTTACGGAGCGGCATGTCACGTCGCTTTTACAATACTTGCAAATGAATGCGAAATTTCAAGGAGCCATTCGGGCAAATGATAGACAAATACAAGTAATCATCGATTGA
- the tmk gene encoding dTMP kinase produces MLNKGIFITFEGPEGAGKTTVIAEIYKRLEKEGKKSILTREPGGIRISEKIRNIILDNEHQEMDGRTEALLYAAARRQHLVEKIIPAMKEGKIVLCDRFVDSSLAYQGYARGLGMDEVMSINAFAIGETMPDLTIYFDISPEEGLRRISQNDGREQNRLDNETLQFHEKVYEGYQLLLRQYPDRIVSTDASKPLSEVTENVWKIISSQLI; encoded by the coding sequence ATGTTAAATAAAGGGATATTTATTACCTTTGAAGGTCCCGAAGGTGCAGGAAAAACAACTGTGATTGCAGAAATATATAAGAGACTGGAGAAGGAAGGAAAAAAATCGATCCTTACCCGCGAACCGGGAGGCATCCGTATCTCGGAGAAAATCCGCAACATCATCCTCGACAACGAGCATCAAGAGATGGATGGCAGGACGGAAGCACTCCTCTACGCGGCAGCCCGCCGTCAACATCTCGTCGAGAAGATCATCCCGGCAATGAAGGAAGGGAAAATCGTCCTTTGCGACCGTTTCGTCGACAGCTCCCTTGCGTACCAAGGCTATGCACGTGGGCTCGGGATGGACGAAGTGATGTCCATCAACGCATTTGCGATTGGGGAGACAATGCCGGATCTAACCATTTATTTCGACATTTCGCCTGAAGAAGGGTTGCGGAGGATTTCGCAAAACGACGGACGGGAGCAAAACCGTCTGGATAATGAAACATTGCAGTTCCATGAAAAAGTTTACGAAGGCTATCAATTGCTGCTGAGACAGTACCCAGACCGCATCGTCAGTACAGACGCAAGCAAGCCGTTGTCAGAAGTAACTGAAAATGTTTGGAAAATTATAAGTTCTCAACTCATTTAA
- a CDS encoding cyclic-di-AMP receptor has translation MKLIVAVVQDQDSNRLSAALTKNDFRATKLASTGGFLRSGNTTFLIGTDDSLVPKALELIRENCRSRDQMVAPVSPMGGNADSYIPYPVEVEVGGATVFVLPIEQFHHF, from the coding sequence GTGAAATTGATTGTGGCAGTTGTACAGGACCAAGATAGCAACCGCTTGTCTGCGGCTTTGACGAAAAATGACTTTCGTGCTACGAAACTAGCCAGTACTGGAGGGTTTCTGCGGTCGGGGAACACGACTTTCCTCATCGGAACGGATGATAGCCTCGTTCCGAAAGCTTTAGAATTGATTCGTGAAAATTGCCGTTCGCGCGATCAGATGGTCGCTCCTGTTTCACCAATGGGCGGCAATGCCGACTCTTATATCCCATACCCTGTAGAAGTGGAAGTGGGCGGCGCGACGGTGTTTGTCTTGCCGATTGAACAATTTCATCATTTTTGA
- a CDS encoding YaaR family protein, whose amino-acid sequence MKVNGEYRTGPDKLRNDPLRSTQGNARFGQMVLKQEERLHGEQITKLLGDISSAGDRLARSRNLRDMAKFKMLVRRFLKESVESGMGLKQSHTWNQFGEGRRLKIVQTIDEKLIELAEALLDDEQTSVELLGKIGEIKGLLVNIYR is encoded by the coding sequence ATGAAAGTGAATGGAGAGTACCGGACCGGGCCCGATAAGCTCAGGAATGATCCATTGCGCTCGACGCAAGGGAACGCCCGGTTCGGTCAAATGGTTCTGAAACAGGAAGAACGCTTGCACGGCGAACAGATTACAAAACTTCTTGGAGACATTTCTTCGGCAGGGGACCGTCTTGCCCGTTCACGGAATTTACGAGATATGGCAAAGTTCAAAATGCTCGTCCGACGTTTTCTGAAGGAGTCGGTTGAATCTGGGATGGGGTTGAAACAATCTCATACGTGGAATCAGTTCGGCGAAGGACGAAGATTGAAGATTGTCCAGACGATTGATGAGAAGCTCATTGAATTGGCGGAAGCTTTATTGGATGACGAACAGACGTCTGTCGAGTTATTAGGGAAAATTGGGGAGATCAAAGGACTCCTCGTCAATATATATAGATGA
- the holB gene encoding DNA polymerase III subunit delta' → MEGTENGIKRRQKAVIDRLEATYRNNRIGHAYLFDGEAGTGKEEAAVHFAKLLLCEKPENAVPCETCRNCRRVASGNHPNVTKIEPDGQDIKKEQMSSLIMKMTRKGYEPGRKMYIISRADRMNVAAANTLLKFLEEPEGEVTAILLTDSYQSILPTIQSRCQRVSFLPPRREEMIAKLTDAGITASMAATVTMMTADIEQAKQLAENDQFAHMRKTVLKLIEASDRNVNEALLFIQSEWLPAMKEKEDVERGLDLLLYAYRDIVSMKAGLQSELTFPDQQQIFRGLSMKMTYSRLSANMEAILQAKKKLYGNMNRTLLMEQLVLNLQEGLTLV, encoded by the coding sequence ATGGAAGGCACGGAGAATGGCATCAAGCGAAGGCAAAAGGCCGTCATCGATAGACTGGAAGCGACCTACCGGAATAACCGGATTGGCCATGCGTATCTATTTGATGGCGAGGCGGGCACTGGAAAAGAAGAGGCAGCCGTCCATTTTGCGAAGCTCTTGCTTTGTGAAAAGCCTGAAAATGCTGTTCCATGTGAAACATGTCGCAATTGCAGACGGGTTGCGTCAGGAAATCACCCGAATGTGACGAAGATTGAACCGGATGGACAAGACATCAAGAAAGAGCAGATGTCTTCGTTGATTATGAAAATGACGCGAAAAGGGTATGAGCCGGGACGTAAAATGTATATCATTTCCCGCGCAGACCGGATGAATGTGGCAGCTGCCAATACGCTGCTGAAGTTTTTGGAAGAACCTGAAGGGGAAGTGACAGCAATACTTCTGACCGATTCCTATCAGTCGATTCTTCCGACGATCCAATCCAGATGCCAGCGCGTCAGCTTCCTTCCCCCGCGGAGGGAAGAGATGATTGCTAAATTGACCGATGCAGGGATTACCGCATCAATGGCTGCGACGGTTACGATGATGACAGCGGATATCGAGCAAGCGAAACAGCTTGCGGAGAATGATCAATTTGCACACATGCGAAAGACAGTGTTAAAATTGATTGAAGCATCAGATCGCAATGTAAATGAAGCGCTTCTATTCATCCAATCGGAATGGTTGCCGGCAATGAAAGAGAAGGAAGACGTGGAACGTGGTCTTGACTTGCTTCTCTATGCGTACCGTGATATCGTCTCGATGAAAGCCGGGTTGCAATCGGAATTGACGTTTCCCGATCAGCAGCAAATTTTCCGTGGTCTATCGATGAAGATGACTTACAGCCGGCTATCGGCCAATATGGAAGCGATTCTACAAGCGAAGAAAAAGCTGTACGGCAATATGAACCGCACGCTTTTAATGGAACAGCTGGTGCTCAATTTGCAGGAGGGGTTAACGCTTGTATAA
- a CDS encoding stage 0 sporulation family protein: MYKVVGVRFKKAGKIYYFDPLDYPLDVGDYVIVETARGIEYGKVASPVREVDENDVVLPLKKIIRKALVEDQIQVDENRADAEQAFGKCVEKIREHELDMKLVDVEYTFDRNKIVFYFTAEGRVDFRNLVKDLAAIFRTRIELRQIGVRDEAKMLGGIGPCGRMLCCSTFLGDFEPVSIKMAKDQNLSLNPSKISGLCGRLMCCLKYENDEYEEAKALMPDIGERVQTPEGPGKVVGLNLLERILQVNLADQEQVLEYSWEEIESRKSSVAQLTK, encoded by the coding sequence TTGTATAAAGTTGTAGGTGTCCGCTTTAAAAAAGCGGGTAAGATATATTATTTCGATCCTCTCGATTATCCGCTTGATGTCGGTGATTATGTCATCGTCGAAACAGCCCGGGGAATCGAGTACGGAAAAGTCGCTAGTCCTGTGAGGGAAGTCGATGAAAATGACGTCGTCTTGCCACTTAAGAAAATCATCCGCAAGGCGCTTGTCGAAGACCAGATCCAAGTGGATGAAAACCGTGCGGATGCTGAGCAGGCATTCGGTAAATGTGTCGAGAAGATACGGGAACATGAGCTGGACATGAAGCTCGTCGATGTGGAATACACGTTTGATCGCAATAAGATCGTCTTTTATTTCACAGCGGAAGGACGGGTCGATTTCCGGAATCTCGTAAAAGATCTTGCCGCTATTTTCCGAACACGCATCGAATTGCGTCAAATCGGCGTCCGTGATGAGGCGAAAATGCTTGGAGGAATCGGACCGTGCGGAAGAATGCTCTGCTGTTCGACATTCCTGGGCGACTTTGAACCTGTATCCATCAAGATGGCGAAGGATCAGAACCTGTCACTCAACCCATCCAAAATCTCCGGATTATGCGGCCGCCTCATGTGTTGCCTGAAATACGAAAATGATGAATATGAAGAGGCCAAAGCCCTTATGCCCGATATCGGGGAGCGAGTTCAGACACCTGAAGGGCCAGGGAAAGTGGTCGGCTTGAATTTACTCGAGCGAATTTTGCAAGTGAATTTGGCAGATCAGGAGCAGGTCCTGGAATATTCATGGGAAGAAATAGAGAGTCGAAAAAGCTCGGTAGCTCAATTGACGAAATGA